A genomic window from Aurantimicrobium photophilum includes:
- a CDS encoding proteasome assembly chaperone family protein: MSERESLLHFVMDAAEVPRGLPLVAGLTGFADSGSAVTGFTDYIVDTMDSQIIAIFDADSLLDYRARRPIIYFDQDHLTGFEPPMLAFHLVRDEISRPFILLTGYEPDFKWETFSKEVLNFVERFDVATTTWVHSIPMPVPHTRPIGTTVSGNRADLIEQFSVWRPHTQVPANAMHLVEYRLQEIEHEVAGFVLLVPHYLADTEFPQASLVALESISSATGLIFPTDRLREEGREFVGKIDEQVETNEELNKLVHTLEQRYDSYMKDNALRSPLTDVEGELPTADEIAAELEEFLAYRRGTEESGDMR, encoded by the coding sequence ATGTCCGAACGCGAGAGCCTGCTCCATTTCGTCATGGATGCCGCCGAAGTCCCACGTGGGCTTCCACTTGTTGCTGGACTCACAGGCTTTGCAGATTCTGGTTCTGCAGTCACGGGTTTCACCGACTACATCGTGGACACGATGGATTCACAGATCATCGCCATCTTTGATGCTGATTCTCTTCTCGACTACCGTGCTCGCCGCCCCATTATTTACTTCGATCAGGACCATTTGACCGGATTTGAGCCACCCATGCTGGCCTTCCACCTGGTTCGTGATGAAATCTCTCGTCCCTTCATCTTGCTCACTGGATATGAACCTGATTTCAAATGGGAAACATTCAGTAAGGAAGTTCTCAACTTCGTTGAGCGCTTCGATGTTGCTACGACGACCTGGGTCCACTCCATTCCTATGCCCGTTCCCCACACCCGACCAATTGGCACCACCGTGAGTGGTAATCGTGCAGATCTGATTGAACAGTTCTCGGTCTGGCGTCCTCACACCCAGGTTCCAGCCAACGCCATGCACCTGGTGGAATATCGACTGCAAGAAATTGAGCATGAAGTAGCTGGCTTCGTCCTCCTCGTTCCTCACTACCTCGCCGATACTGAGTTCCCTCAGGCCTCCCTTGTTGCGCTAGAAAGCATCAGCTCTGCAACAGGTTTGATCTTCCCCACCGATCGTCTGCGTGAAGAGGGACGTGAGTTCGTTGGCAAGATTGATGAGCAAGTCGAGACCAACGAAGAATTGAACAAACTCGTTCACACCCTCGAACAGCGTTACGACTCATACATGAAGGACAACGCACTCCGTTCCCCTCTGACCGACGTTGAGGGTGAACTTCCTACCGCTGATGAAATAGCTGCAGAACTCGAAGAGTTTCTTGCGTACCGCCGTGGTACGGAAGAGTCTGGCGACATGCGATAA
- a CDS encoding leucyl aminopeptidase codes for MSIPKLSLVPRPSAKALIVVGAVSGKKGVRIESSRDTSKLAKLAEALEITGALDSFTTVVDPAHPTTIIAVVGLGSEPLTPNSYRYAGAVAARKLAGTETIAFDLALTDSASVEALAEGAALGTYTYNEYKSTPEKKNPVSAVEIVADNKISAELSKSTISAQALSLVKNLVNTPPNDLYPASFVEHTLTTIKGLPIKSTVWDEKALVKDGFGGIVGVGKGSSRPPRLVKLVYAPKKAKKHIAIVGKGITFDTGGLSLKSGAGMIGMKYDMTGAASTLAIITAAAELKLNVNITAWLCLAENMPSSTATRPNDVLTIHGGKTVEVLNTDAEGRLVLADGLVAASKEHPDLIIDIATLTGAATTALGTRYTGVMGDTESISHLVELGKSAGESFWHMPLPEELRAYLNSDVADIANVKPGNTAAGMLVGATFLKDFVGKSSDKPDAPLIPWMHLDIANTANNAGGAYGYTSAGPTGVAVRTLINLAESYATA; via the coding sequence GTGAGTATTCCTAAGCTGTCTTTGGTCCCCCGCCCCTCTGCGAAAGCCCTCATTGTTGTCGGTGCTGTTTCTGGAAAGAAGGGTGTGCGCATCGAGTCTTCTCGGGACACATCTAAGCTGGCCAAGCTGGCAGAAGCGCTTGAGATAACCGGCGCACTGGATTCGTTCACAACCGTGGTTGACCCGGCACACCCCACCACGATTATTGCCGTGGTTGGTTTAGGTTCAGAGCCCCTCACCCCCAACAGCTACCGCTACGCCGGCGCCGTCGCTGCCCGCAAACTGGCGGGTACAGAAACTATTGCTTTTGATCTAGCCCTTACCGATTCTGCCTCTGTTGAAGCTCTTGCTGAAGGTGCTGCACTTGGCACATATACCTACAACGAGTACAAATCGACTCCAGAGAAAAAGAATCCCGTCTCCGCGGTGGAAATAGTTGCAGATAATAAAATCTCTGCAGAACTCTCCAAATCAACGATTTCTGCTCAGGCACTTTCACTCGTCAAAAACTTGGTCAACACTCCACCCAATGACCTCTACCCCGCTTCTTTTGTTGAGCACACTCTGACAACCATCAAGGGTCTGCCGATTAAGTCCACGGTGTGGGATGAGAAAGCACTCGTCAAAGACGGCTTTGGCGGCATTGTCGGTGTAGGTAAGGGTTCATCTCGCCCACCACGTCTGGTCAAGCTTGTTTATGCGCCCAAGAAAGCCAAGAAGCACATAGCCATTGTGGGCAAGGGAATCACCTTCGACACTGGCGGGCTCTCGCTCAAGAGCGGTGCCGGCATGATCGGCATGAAATATGACATGACAGGTGCCGCCTCAACCTTGGCCATCATCACTGCCGCAGCTGAGCTCAAACTCAACGTCAACATCACAGCATGGTTGTGCTTGGCAGAGAACATGCCTTCGAGCACTGCGACACGTCCCAACGACGTATTGACCATCCATGGCGGAAAAACCGTCGAGGTTCTGAACACTGATGCAGAAGGCCGCCTCGTTCTCGCTGACGGCCTCGTTGCTGCCAGTAAGGAACACCCTGATCTGATCATCGACATCGCCACTCTCACCGGTGCCGCAACCACAGCATTGGGTACTCGTTACACGGGCGTGATGGGAGACACTGAATCTATTTCCCACCTTGTGGAACTCGGAAAGTCTGCGGGAGAAAGCTTCTGGCACATGCCATTGCCTGAAGAACTTCGCGCCTATCTGAACTCTGATGTTGCAGATATTGCCAACGTCAAGCCAGGTAACACCGCTGCAGGAATGCTCGTGGGAGCTACATTCCTCAAAGATTTCGTAGGAAAGTCCTCTGACAAGCCAGACGCACCACTTATTCCGTGGATGCACCTTGACATTGCTAACACCGCAAACAATGCCGGTGGGGCATATGGCTATACAAGTGCTGGACCAACAGGCGTTGCTGTACGCACCCTGATTAACCTCGCAGAGTCCTACGCCACGGCGTAG